A single genomic interval of Antechinus flavipes isolate AdamAnt ecotype Samford, QLD, Australia chromosome 1, AdamAnt_v2, whole genome shotgun sequence harbors:
- the LOC127546864 gene encoding tripartite motif-containing protein 64-like produces the protein MEAAVEMLQKIQTDVTCNICRSYFSEPVTLHCGHSFCRECLSSWWRAATQAFSCPECRQVPQSGALPPVNERLAQLTDLVKMFSFQVLQSTKGQSQCTLHGKVFKLFCEQDQTPLCVGCCETPEHRAHGISPVGEAAPKYKQQLQNMQRNLEKHFEEAESLLAQQSPVYWRRMIIEEYCKLYNLLMEEESICIERIRQEQRVRRDRLTQHRQTLRKLKLKLQEAGNRPDLDLLQDAKQLLERSESELSQRATAVIPELREYPIPGLIEMLNRFRVDIIMDPRSATSYLSVSEDLRSVKATEHWEALQHLEDSDFHAVLAEQDFSSDRHYWEVDVSQVPQWVLGIYTSYLKRKRGRDMDSCDNPFLLICTKKEDGYYFTSYPESLNHRLKDPIPRVGVYLEYSPGSLSFYNVLQHSFIYKFHSISFTAPVRPIFCPGPPLPGTKPGPMTLCPVDSHLCACCFSSQ, from the coding sequence atggaagctGCTGTAGAAATGCTGCAGAAAATACAGACTGATGTCACCTGCAACATCTGTAGGAGCTACTTCTCTGAGCCGGTCACCCTCCATTGTGGACACAGCTTTTGCAGAGAATGTCTCTCCTCCTGGTGGAGGGCAGCAACCCAGGCTTTCTCATGTCCTGAATGCAGGCAAGTGCCCCAGAGTGGAGCATTACCCCCAGTTAATGAGCGCCTAGCACAGCTGACTGACCTGGTCAAAATGTTCAGCTTCCAGGTTCTGCAGAGCACTAAGGGACAGAGCCAATGTACTCTTCATGGGAAGGTCTTCAAACTCTTTTGCGAACAGGACCAGACACCACTGTGTGTGGGATGCTGTGAAACCCCAGAACACAGGGCTCATGGGATCTCTCCTGTAGGAGAGGCTGCTCCCAAGTACAAACAACAGCTCCAGAACATGCAGAGAAATTTGGAGAAGCATTTTGAAGAAGCTGAGAGCCTTCTAGCTCAGCAGAGCCCTGTGTACTGGAGAAGGATGATCATAGAAGAATACTGCAAACTTTACAACTTATTGATGGAGGAAGAATCCATCTGTATTGAAAGGATAAGACAAGAGCAAAGGGTAAGGCGGGACAGACTAACCCAGCATAGACAAACCCTTCGGAAGCTCAAGCTAAAATTGCAGGAAGCAGGCAACCGACCAGATCTGGATCTGCTACAGGATGCCAAGCAGTTGCTGGAAAGGAGTGAGTCAGAGCTGTCCCAAAGGGCCACAGCTGTCATCCCAGAGCTGAGAGAGTATCCTATCCCTGGCCTGATAGAGATGCTCAATCGATTCAGAGTGGACATCATCATGGATCCCAGATCAGCCACTTCCTATCTGAGTGTTTCTGAGGATCTGAGGAGTGTGAAGGCTACAGAACACTGGGAGGCGCTCCAGCATCTTGAAGACTCCGATTTCCATGCTGTTCTTGCTGAGCAGGACTTCAGCTCTGACAGACACTACTGGGAGGTGGATGTGAGTCAGGTACCTCAGTGGGTACTGGGGATCTACACCTCCTACTTGAAGAGAAAAAGGGGCAGAGACATGGACTCCTGTGACAATCCTTTCCTGCTGATATGTACCAAGAAGGAAGATGGTTACTATTTCACATCCTATCCTGAATCACTGAATCATCGGTTGAAAGACCCTATACCCAGGGTTGGGGTCTACCTGGAATATAGCCCTGGAAGTCTTTCTTTTTACAACGTTCTCCAGCACTCCTTTATTTATAAGTTCCACTCCATTTCTTTCACAGCGCCCGTCAGACCCATATTTTGTCCTGGCCCCCCACTTCCAGGAACTAAGCCTGGTCCCATGACTCTCTGTCCGGTGGACTCCCATCTTTGTGCTTGTTGCTTTTCATCTCAGTGA